The window CACCTGGTGCGTCAGGTTCGACGCCATCGTGTTCACCGAGTCGGTCAGGTCCTTCCAGGTGCCGGCCACACCCCGCACGTCGGCCTGACCGCCCAGCTCACCCTCGGTGCCCACCTCACGGGCCACCCGCGTCACCTCGTCGGCGAACGACGACAGCTGATCGACCATCGTGTTGACGGTCCGGCCGATCCGCAGGAACTCACCGCGCAGCGGACGCCCGTCCATCTCCAACGCCATGTGCTGCGACAGGTCGCCCTCGGCCACCGCCACGATCACCCGGGAGATCTCGGTGGTGGGCCGGGCCAGGTCGTCGATCAGCGAGTTCACCGAGCGGACGCTGTCCTCCCACGAGCCGTCCAGGCCCTCCTCGTCGAGCCGTTCGGTGAGCCGGCCGTCCCGCCCGACGATGCGGCTTATCCGACGCAGATCCAGGTTCTGCCGCTCCTGCAGCGAGACGACCTCGTTGAACGCCTCCGCGACCGCGCCGGCCGCGCCACCTCGCCGGGGTAGGCGCACCTTGAGGTCGCCCCGTCGCACCCGGCGCAATGCGTCGGCGAGTTCGCCGAGCAGTACGGTCTCATCGACCTCTTTTGCCGCAGTCATGTTCGTCCTCACCTGCTGTCTGCTGCCGGGGGCTACTTATCCTCTCTCGCTCGACCGGGTCAATGCGAGACACGACTTTGTGCATCCACCCTTCGACGGGAGAGGATGCATGGGTGCCAGCCGAGGTCGGAACCAGGACGAGCATCCCGTCGGGAGCTCCGTCCGAAGCGCTGGTGCGCCGGACCAGGTTGCCCAATGATCGACGGACCCCCGCGGCGGCCCGTGCGCTGGTCCGATCGGTGCTGGAGGAGACCGGTCTGGTCGGCCTGCTCAACGAGGCGCTCCTGCTCACCACCGAGCTGTCCACCAACGCCGTCGTGCACGCCAACACCGAGCTGGAGATAGAGGTCTCGGCCGACCCGGGCGGGCTCACCGTCACCGTCACCGACTTCGCCTCCGGCCCCGTCGAGCAGCTCACCATCGGCCCCAAGAACGAGAGCTCGGAGATCGGCGAGGTCGCCGAGCGCGGCCGCGGCCTGCTGCTCGTCGACCATTTCGCCAGCCGCTGGGGCACCGTGCACGAGGGCGACGGCAAAGGCGTCTGGTTCCGGCTCGACCAGCGTGCCGGCGCCGGCGTCCCGGTGCGGCTGCCGAACGCGTCCGAGACCCCGAGCCTCGGCGCGCTCACCGGACTGCTGCGCAGCGGCACCGATCGGCATTCCGACGAGGGTCTCGCCGACCTCGCCGCCGACCTTCTCTCCCGCCTGGCGCGCCTCACCGGCGCCGCCGGCGGTGTGATCCGGCTCGACCGGGGCGACGGCATGGGACGGCAACTTCTCGGACGGTACGGCCGGGCGCCCCGCGACAACGCGGACACCATCCGGGTGCCCCTGGCCGTCCAGAGGCCGTATGCGGGCGAGCTCGAACTCGACGCCGCCCCCGAGGGATACGCCCTGGCTCTGGCCACCATGGTCGCCGAGCGGTTCGCGCTGCATCTGGAAAATGACCGGCTCCGCCGCGCCGACATCCGCCGGCAGACCTGGATCACCTTCCTCGCCGAGGCCAGCGAGTTGCTCGCCCAGTCTCTCGACGTCAACCTGACGATGGCGCTCATCCCGCAGCTCGTGGTGCCCCGGCTGGGCCAGTGGTGCGCCGTGCACACCACCGACGCGTGGGGCCGCCTGCAGTTGGCGGCGGCCACCCACGCCGACGAGTCCGCGCTGGCCCAGCTGCACGCGACCCTCGCCGAGCCCGGCCCCGAGGCGCTGCTGGCCCGGCTGGAGGAGTCGTCCCGCCTCGGCACCCAGGTGATGTTCAACTCGCCGCTGGAGGGTTATGCGGTGCCGCTCGTGGCCCGCGGTGCCCGACTCGGCACGCTCGCCGTCGGGCGGCACCCGAAACATCGGCACGACGCCGACGAGGTGGCCGTTCTGGAGGATGTGGCCCGCCGGGCGGCGCTCGCCATCGACAACGCGCGCATCCACGACGAGCGGCGCACGGTCGCGCGCACGCTGCAGGCTTCGCTCCTGCCTCCGGCCCTGCCCCGGGTCGACGGCATCGGTTTCGCCGCCGAGTATGTTCCGACCGGCTCCGAGGTGGGCGGCGACTTCTACGACGTCGTCCCGTCCGGCGACAACCAGTGGCTGGTCGTGGTCGGCGACGTGTCCGGCAAGGGTGTCCAGGCGGCGACCGTGACCGGCCTGGTCCGCGACGTGATCCGGATCCTGGTCGACGACGGGAAAGCCCTCGGCGAGATCCTCTGGCGGGTCAACCGGACACTCGTGCAGCGCGGCGGCGGGCGGTATTGCACGCTCGCGATGGCCTCGGTGACCAGGCAGGCGACGGGCACGCTCACCGTCTGCCTGCACCTGGCCGGGCACGATCGGGCGGTCCTGGTCCGGGCCGACGGCAAGACGGCGTTCGTCGGCGAGGGTGGTACAGCTCTCGGCCTGCTGGAGACGATCACCTCGCCGGATGTCACCGTCACGCTCGACTCCGGCGACTCACTGATCTTCTACACCGACGGGGTCACCGAGCGTCGACGGGGCCGCGAGCTCTTCGGATCGGCCCGGCTCAAGGAGGCGTCGGCCCCGCTGGCCGGCTACCCGGCGGACGTGATGGCGGCCCGACTCCGTTCCACGACGATCAATTTCTCGGTCGAGGAGCCACGCGACGACATCGCGATCCTGGTCCTCCGCAACGACGCCTGACTTGTCGCACCTTCGAGGCCCTGTTTCTGTCAGACCGTCGTGGCAGGGTTCTGGGCATGAAGACGCAATACTTCACCGCGACGACGATCGACGGTTACATCGCCGACGAGAACAATTCGTTGGACTGGCTCTTCGAGGTCGATGACAAAGCCGGCGAAAACCCGTTCGCACCGTTCTTCGAGGGTGTCGGAGCGTTCGCGATGGGCGCCACCACATACGAGTGGGTGCTGGCTCATGAAAAGGCGTTGGAGCACCCGTCTTCCTGGTTGGAGCCTTACGGCGACACCCCGGCATGGATTTTCACTCACCGCGAGCTGCCGGTCATTCCAGGAGCAAATCTTCATTTCGTACGGGGTGACGTCCGCCCGGTCCACGCCGAAATGGTGTCGGCCGCGGCCGGAAAGAACATCTGGCTGGTCGGCGGCGGCGAGTTGGTCGCCCAATTCGCCGACCAGGGCCTGCTGGACGAGGTGATCCTCGGCGTGGCCCCGGTGACCTTGGGCGCGGGAGCCCCGGTCCTCCCCCGCCGGATCACGTCCTCCCGATACACCTTGACCAGCACGCGCCAGCTGGGCCAATTCGCCTACCTCACCTACGACGTCCACCCACCGGCCTAGCCCTCACGCCACCCCTCCGTTCCCGCTTCGGCCGCTTCCGCCCGGCACCCATCCACGCCAGCCCCAGCCCCAGCCCCATCCGCCACGGCCGCGCCCACCCGGCACCCATCCACACCCGCCACGGCCGCCTCCACCCGACACCCACACACGCCCGCCACGGCCGCTCCCAACCGGAACCCGCCACGGCTGCTGCCACCCGGCGCCCATCCACGCCCGCCACAGCCACTCCCGCCCGACAACCGCCCACGCCCGCGCCAACCGGCACACCCATGACCGACTCCGTCCGGTACCCGCCATGACCGACTCCGCCCGGCGCCCACACACGCCCGCCACAGCCATTCCCGGCCCACGGCCGCCCACGCCCGACACGCCCGGGCAGACCTCGCCACGCCGAGCCCACTCGACCGAACCACCGCCGTGCCCAGCCGAAACAGCGGCAGCCGCCTCCTGGGCATGATCCGTCGCCACACGGACAGGGTCCCCGTGGCGTCACTCCTCGGAACGCGACGGATGCAGCCCGACGTCCATGCGTTTGAGCAGTGTGGACGGCAAGGTCACCGACGCCGATCCGAGATGTGAGAGTCGGTCCCGTGGCCCCGTCCGTTGGAGTACGGTGTGGGACCCCGCAGCCGGAATTCCCCGAGGCCGCGGCGTCGAGCCGGTGACGGTGGCGGGCTGGGTGCGGCAACACCCCACCCGCCACCGGCACCCCCGATTCCTGCTCCCAGCCGGAGTAAGGCGTCTACCCGGCCCGGTTCCGACGCAGCCAGAAAATGTATGGCCGATGCCCACATGCCTGATCGACTCGAACAAGCCGCAACCGGCAGTTGCTGCCGGGCAGGCGCCGTCGCCACTAACCGCCCGTGAAATTCGACCGCAGCGAGCGACACCGCCGACCGACGCGAGACGCGAGATGCTAAGACGACCGCCGACGCCGACCGCAGCGACCGACACTGCCGGCCGCCGCGCCTGAGACCACCGGACGCAGCGACTGGCACTGCCGGGCGAGACAGCCGCCGGCGCCCTCCGCAACGACCGACATCGGGCGGGACAGCTAACGGCATCGACTGAAATGGCCGCTCTCGCCGGATGAGGCGGCCGTTGAGCCGATCCGACCCACAGTGACCGGGCCGGTCCTGATCGATCTGCCCTTTTTGCCAGGCCCGGCGTGGCATGGTGATTGGCATGGCGAAGACGCAGTACTACACCGCCACCAGCATCGACGGCTTCATCGCCGACGAGAACAACTCGCTGGACTGGCTCTTCGAGGTCGACGAGGGCACCGACAATCCGTTCGGTGAGTTCTTCGAGGGTGTCGGCGCGTTCGCCATGGGCGCGACCACCTACGAATGGGTTCTGAAGCACGACAATCTCCTCGAAGAACCGGAGAACTGGCACGACATGTACGGCGACGTACCGTGCTGGGTCTTCACTCACCGCGATCTGCCGCCGGTGCCGGATGCCAACGTGTTCATGATCAGCGGCGATGTCCGCCGGGTGCACGAGGCCATGATCGTCGCCGCTCAGGGCAAGAACGTCTGGCTGGCCGGTGGTGGCAATCTGGTGAGCCAGTTCGTCGCGGAGGGCCTGCTCGACGAGATCATCCTCGGTATCGCTCCGGCCATTCTCGGCGAGGGAACCCCGATGCTGCGCCGCCGTCTCCTGGTGGACGACCTGATCCTCACCGGTGTCCGAGAGGTGGGCCAGTTCGCCTACCTGACGTACGCGGTCGGCGACGTCGCCCGGATGGGTCGCCATCTGGCCTCCGAAACCGCAGCGCTGATCCCCGCCCACTTCTGACCCGTCGCCGATCGCCGACATCCCGGGGCAGACAAAGCCAACCGAGACCCACACCGCAGACCGACAAAGCCACCCGAAACCCGCACCGCGGACCCACAAAGCCACCTGAGACCCACAGGCGGGCAAAGCCCCCACTCCGCACCGCAGACAGGCGAAGCCACCCGAGACCAGTCGCGGATCGACAACTCCGCCCGAGACCCGCAGGCGGGCAAAGCCCAAACTCCGCACCGCCGGCAGGCAAAGCCACCCGAGACCACCCGCGGGCCGACAACGCCGCCCGAGACCCACCCGCAGGCCGACAACGCCGCCCGCGCCCCACCGCGGGCGAGCAACCCGCCGCCGACACGAGCGCCAGCCGGCCCGATCAGGCCGGCGCCCGAACCCGGCCGCCGCGGCTGTCAGAACAGGTCGTCGGGCGTGGCCATCGGTATGCGGTCGGCCAGGTCGGGTGGGGCCGTCACGATCACGGCACGCCCACGTCGGGCCATCAGCACCTGCTCGAGCCCGGCCACGATGTCACCGATCCGGGCTGGGCTCAGGCCCCGCGGCAGGACGGCGTGCACCACACCGGCACCGACCGAGCCACGAACGGCCACCGCCGACCCGACGGCGTCGCGCAGAACGAACCCGACCGCATGCAGGTCACGGGAGCGGACTCGGAGACGCAACGCCACATCGGACGGCCGAAACGGATAGCTCCCCCACCACTCCGGCGCCTCGGCCCGGATCACCGCGGACGCCCCCATCTCCCGGGCCAGCCGCCCGGCACCGGCCGCGACGAAGCCGGCCGACCCCTCGAGCAGCATCGCGAACGACCCGGCGCCGACGG of the Actinoplanes sichuanensis genome contains:
- a CDS encoding SpoIIE family protein phosphatase, coding for MPAEVGTRTSIPSGAPSEALVRRTRLPNDRRTPAAARALVRSVLEETGLVGLLNEALLLTTELSTNAVVHANTELEIEVSADPGGLTVTVTDFASGPVEQLTIGPKNESSEIGEVAERGRGLLLVDHFASRWGTVHEGDGKGVWFRLDQRAGAGVPVRLPNASETPSLGALTGLLRSGTDRHSDEGLADLAADLLSRLARLTGAAGGVIRLDRGDGMGRQLLGRYGRAPRDNADTIRVPLAVQRPYAGELELDAAPEGYALALATMVAERFALHLENDRLRRADIRRQTWITFLAEASELLAQSLDVNLTMALIPQLVVPRLGQWCAVHTTDAWGRLQLAAATHADESALAQLHATLAEPGPEALLARLEESSRLGTQVMFNSPLEGYAVPLVARGARLGTLAVGRHPKHRHDADEVAVLEDVARRAALAIDNARIHDERRTVARTLQASLLPPALPRVDGIGFAAEYVPTGSEVGGDFYDVVPSGDNQWLVVVGDVSGKGVQAATVTGLVRDVIRILVDDGKALGEILWRVNRTLVQRGGGRYCTLAMASVTRQATGTLTVCLHLAGHDRAVLVRADGKTAFVGEGGTALGLLETITSPDVTVTLDSGDSLIFYTDGVTERRRGRELFGSARLKEASAPLAGYPADVMAARLRSTTINFSVEEPRDDIAILVLRNDA
- a CDS encoding dihydrofolate reductase family protein, with amino-acid sequence MKTQYFTATTIDGYIADENNSLDWLFEVDDKAGENPFAPFFEGVGAFAMGATTYEWVLAHEKALEHPSSWLEPYGDTPAWIFTHRELPVIPGANLHFVRGDVRPVHAEMVSAAAGKNIWLVGGGELVAQFADQGLLDEVILGVAPVTLGAGAPVLPRRITSSRYTLTSTRQLGQFAYLTYDVHPPA
- a CDS encoding dihydrofolate reductase family protein; translated protein: MAKTQYYTATSIDGFIADENNSLDWLFEVDEGTDNPFGEFFEGVGAFAMGATTYEWVLKHDNLLEEPENWHDMYGDVPCWVFTHRDLPPVPDANVFMISGDVRRVHEAMIVAAQGKNVWLAGGGNLVSQFVAEGLLDEIILGIAPAILGEGTPMLRRRLLVDDLILTGVREVGQFAYLTYAVGDVARMGRHLASETAALIPAHF